In Desulfonatronovibrio magnus, a single window of DNA contains:
- a CDS encoding DUF4258 domain-containing protein → MIDTKHFTEMLKEREISMEMVDKTMTIPDKTEERKDGTKHYLKLFNVNGGRWLRVVINIKSDPPRRITAFFDRRLRRTGQ, encoded by the coding sequence ATGATTGATACAAAACATTTCACAGAGATGCTTAAAGAGCGGGAAATTTCAATGGAAATGGTTGATAAAACCATGACAATTCCTGATAAAACTGAAGAACGAAAAGACGGAACAAAGCACTATCTTAAGTTGTTTAATGTCAATGGCGGCCGCTGGCTCAGGGTCGTCATAAACATTAAAAGTGATCCACCCCGGAGGATAACAGCTTTTTTTGATCGCCGATTAAGGAGAACAGGGCAATGA
- the gmd gene encoding GDP-mannose 4,6-dehydratase: MTKKALITGITGQDGAYLAELLLHKNYIVHGIKRRASSFNTDRIDHLYQDPHTENRNFILHYGDLTDATNLIRIIQEVQPDEIYNLAAQSHVQVSFETAEYTANADALGTLRILEAIRLLGLTDKTRFYQASTSELYGKVVETPQTENTPFYPRSPYAAAKLYGYWITVNYREAYGMYACNGILFNHESPIRGETFVTRKITRAAARIALGLQDTLYLGNLDAKRDWGHARDFVRMQWLMLQQDAPEDFVIATGEQHSVREFCELAFAELDMHLTWQGIGVDEVGIVESVKRKASGVDGVKRETLGVNSKEKDDSRLTAHDSRNIAPGDVVVRVDPRYFRPTEVETLLGDPTKAKQKLGWVPEISFTEMVKEMVRHDLDQARRDKLCNDHGYEVCNFHE, from the coding sequence ATGACTAAAAAAGCCCTAATCACCGGCATAACAGGCCAAGACGGAGCATACCTGGCAGAACTGCTCCTGCACAAGAACTACATAGTCCACGGTATCAAGCGTAGGGCCTCCAGTTTCAATACAGACCGTATTGATCACCTGTATCAGGACCCGCATACTGAAAACAGAAACTTCATCCTGCATTACGGCGACTTGACAGATGCCACCAACCTGATTCGGATAATCCAGGAAGTACAACCTGATGAGATATACAACCTGGCCGCCCAATCCCATGTGCAGGTATCTTTTGAGACTGCCGAGTATACAGCCAATGCAGATGCCCTGGGTACACTTAGAATACTTGAGGCTATAAGGCTTTTGGGCCTGACAGATAAGACCAGGTTTTATCAGGCTTCTACATCTGAGCTCTACGGTAAGGTTGTTGAGACACCCCAGACTGAGAATACGCCATTTTATCCAAGATCACCCTACGCAGCAGCCAAGCTGTACGGCTACTGGATAACGGTTAATTACCGGGAAGCCTACGGAATGTATGCCTGTAACGGCATATTGTTCAACCATGAGTCACCAATTAGAGGCGAAACCTTTGTCACCCGCAAGATTACCAGAGCTGCGGCCAGAATTGCATTAGGCCTGCAGGATACACTTTACCTGGGCAACTTAGATGCAAAACGAGACTGGGGACACGCCAGGGACTTTGTACGCATGCAATGGCTTATGCTCCAGCAGGATGCACCAGAGGATTTTGTAATAGCCACAGGAGAGCAGCACAGCGTACGTGAGTTTTGTGAGCTGGCTTTTGCTGAGCTGGATATGCATCTGACATGGCAGGGTATAGGTGTGGATGAGGTGGGTATTGTGGAGAGCGTAAAGCGTAAGGCGTCAGGCGTAGATGGCGTAAAGCGTGAGACGTTAGGCGTAAATAGTAAAGAAAAAGACGATTCACGACTCACGGCTCACGACTCACGAAACATCGCTCCCGGCGATGTGGTTGTTCGGGTTGATCCCAGATATTTCAGACCAACAGAAGTAGAAACCCTGCTGGGTGATCCAACCAAGGCCAAACAGAAACTTGGCTGGGTTCCTGAGATAAGCTTTACTGAGATGGTAAAAGAGATGGTCCGCCACGATCTGGATCAGGCCAGGCGGGATAAGCTTTGTAATGACCATGGTTATGAGGTTTGTAATTTTCATGAGTGA
- a CDS encoding GDP-L-fucose synthase family protein: MLKNSTILIAGISGLVGSALSRALQTNGYVNIIGTYQHRQPDLPFNTYQVDLRDQLQVAWLFQKVKPEYVFLAAAKVGGIMANNTYRAEFIYDNLCITSNVINSSYLSKVKKLLYLGSTCIYPRDCPQPMKEDHLLTSPLEYTNEPYAIAKIAGLKMCESFNLQYGTNYISVMPTNLYGPGDNFDLEKAHVLPAMMRKVHLAKLMEQDKWQDVLDDLQVETKDKAMEILDRFGVTKNSVEIWGTGKPKREFLWSEDMAEACVFIMKNIDFPDLTRDMKEIRNTHINIGSGVEISIGELARKVKEIVGFTGELVFNKDKPDGTPRKLTDVSKLHSLGWKHKTDLDEGLRKFYAHYAQTDSGNPENT; the protein is encoded by the coding sequence ATGCTTAAAAACAGCACAATACTCATAGCTGGTATATCCGGTCTGGTAGGCAGCGCCTTATCCAGAGCACTGCAAACCAATGGTTATGTCAACATAATCGGCACTTACCAGCACAGGCAACCTGATCTGCCATTTAATACCTACCAGGTAGACTTAAGAGACCAACTGCAAGTAGCCTGGCTTTTTCAAAAGGTAAAGCCAGAATACGTATTTCTGGCCGCAGCCAAGGTGGGCGGGATAATGGCTAATAACACCTACAGAGCTGAGTTTATTTATGATAATCTTTGTATTACCAGCAATGTTATAAATTCTAGCTATTTGTCCAAGGTAAAGAAACTCTTGTACCTGGGCAGTACATGCATATACCCCAGAGACTGCCCCCAGCCTATGAAAGAAGACCATCTGCTTACTTCCCCACTGGAATATACCAACGAGCCGTATGCTATTGCAAAAATTGCAGGGCTTAAGATGTGTGAGAGCTTTAATCTGCAGTACGGGACAAACTATATCTCGGTTATGCCTACCAACCTCTACGGACCAGGGGATAACTTTGACCTGGAAAAAGCCCATGTGCTGCCGGCCATGATGCGTAAAGTACATCTGGCTAAACTTATGGAACAGGATAAGTGGCAGGATGTTCTGGATGATCTGCAGGTTGAGACTAAAGATAAGGCCATGGAGATTTTAGACAGGTTCGGCGTGACAAAGAATAGCGTTGAAATCTGGGGTACAGGCAAGCCCAAAAGAGAATTCCTGTGGAGCGAAGATATGGCCGAGGCCTGCGTGTTTATCATGAAGAATATTGATTTTCCGGATCTAACCAGGGACATGAAAGAAATCCGCAATACGCATATAAACATAGGCAGCGGAGTGGAAATATCCATTGGTGAGCTGGCCCGAAAGGTAAAAGAAATAGTTGGCTTTACAGGCGAGCTGGTCTTCAATAAAGACAAGCCAGACGGTACACCAAGGAAACTTACCGATGTCTCCAAGCTGCACAGCCTTGGCTGGAAACACAAAACCGACCTTGATGAAGGTCTAAGGAAATTCTACGCACATTATGCCCAAACTGATTCCGGTAACCCCGAAAACACATAA
- a CDS encoding SapC family protein, which yields MPKLIPVTPKTHKDKRWKPVTDYEFVRGSALVPLFNVDFFSAASEMPIVFTKRNESFMPYAVLGYEPDNNLFVDADGKWTGSYIPYALKGYPFQVAYNQNKQPILCVLEGNEQITDKEEGIPLFDENGKLTKQTRDKMNFLLILEQSRTATAKSCQALSKYELIQPFPLVLNIHSKNHKLDGLYGVDNKALGQISDEGLLELRKADALGLAYAQLISRQRASKIKDKRDRFFELHLLPNSATFPSTQQPQAFMEVHHAKNSQIY from the coding sequence ATGCCCAAACTGATTCCGGTAACCCCGAAAACACATAAAGATAAGCGCTGGAAACCCGTAACTGACTATGAGTTTGTCCGTGGTTCAGCTTTGGTTCCGTTATTTAATGTTGATTTTTTCAGTGCTGCCAGTGAAATGCCCATTGTATTCACCAAAAGAAATGAATCTTTTATGCCCTACGCAGTTCTGGGCTATGAACCTGACAACAATCTTTTTGTAGATGCAGATGGCAAGTGGACAGGCAGTTATATTCCCTATGCCCTTAAAGGATATCCTTTTCAGGTGGCGTACAACCAGAACAAACAGCCCATACTTTGTGTTCTTGAGGGAAATGAGCAGATTACAGATAAAGAGGAAGGCATACCTCTTTTTGATGAAAACGGTAAACTGACCAAGCAAACCCGCGACAAAATGAACTTTCTGCTTATTCTGGAACAAAGCCGCACAGCTACAGCTAAGTCCTGCCAGGCACTAAGCAAATATGAACTTATACAGCCTTTTCCTTTGGTATTAAACATCCATTCCAAGAATCACAAGCTTGATGGTTTATACGGCGTTGACAACAAAGCATTGGGGCAGATATCAGATGAGGGTCTGCTTGAACTGCGTAAGGCCGATGCTCTGGGACTTGCTTATGCCCAGCTTATTTCCAGACAAAGGGCTTCAAAAATCAAAGACAAAAGGGACAGGTTCTTTGAGTTGCATCTTCTTCCAAATTCCGCTACATTCCCTTCA
- a CDS encoding DUF2283 domain-containing protein — protein sequence MRIRVDKETDALYFRLDENKIVESEEVQPGVILDFDANNQVVGMEILNISKKTDKKNLSTMQFETV from the coding sequence ATGAGAATTAGAGTAGATAAAGAAACTGATGCACTTTATTTTCGACTTGACGAGAACAAGATTGTTGAATCAGAGGAAGTTCAACCCGGTGTAATACTGGACTTTGACGCCAACAACCAAGTGGTTGGTATGGAAATCCTTAATATTTCGAAAAAAACAGACAAAAAAAATCTTTCTACAATGCAGTTTGAAACAGTTTAA